One window of Chryseobacterium indologenes genomic DNA carries:
- a CDS encoding PDDEXK nuclease domain-containing protein, with translation MHQLSSTLFKSIKHLIENAKNSIVRNINTTMLLTYFEIGRIIVEDEQNGRDRAEYAKEILKKLSKQLTKEFGRGYSISNLEYFRKFYLTFQDRIPQSMTGEFRKSQSLIGISSENLYDEIPSRNLPFTLSWTHYIQLLKIENEDERNFYEIEASQNNWSVRELTRQYNSAIYERLALSRDKEGVKQLAQKGQIIEKPTDVLKSHYVLEFLDLKEDSRYSESDLETEIINKLEHFMLELGKGFLFEGRQRRFTFDGDSFFVDLVFYNRLLKCFVLLDLKIGKLTHQDIGQMQMYVNYYDRKIRTKDENPTIGIILCKEENKTVIEFTLPENNKTIFAKEYKAILPSKEELKKQIG, from the coding sequence ATGCATCAATTATCATCCACTCTTTTCAAATCCATTAAGCATTTGATTGAAAATGCTAAGAATAGTATCGTCCGCAATATTAACACTACTATGTTGTTAACTTATTTTGAAATAGGTAGAATAATTGTTGAGGACGAACAAAATGGCAGAGATAGAGCCGAATACGCTAAGGAGATACTTAAAAAACTCAGTAAACAATTAACGAAAGAATTTGGAAGAGGATATTCTATTTCAAATCTGGAATATTTCAGAAAATTTTATTTAACATTTCAAGACAGAATTCCCCAATCGATGACTGGGGAATTTAGAAAATCCCAATCACTGATTGGGATTTCTTCAGAAAATTTATATGATGAAATACCATCTCGTAATTTACCATTTACACTATCGTGGACTCACTATATACAATTACTTAAAATTGAGAATGAAGACGAAAGAAACTTTTATGAAATAGAAGCTTCTCAAAACAATTGGAGCGTAAGAGAATTGACCAGACAATATAATTCTGCAATTTATGAAAGATTAGCTCTTAGCAGGGATAAAGAAGGTGTGAAACAATTAGCTCAAAAAGGGCAAATTATAGAAAAGCCCACCGACGTTCTAAAAAGTCATTATGTTTTGGAATTTCTGGATTTGAAAGAAGATAGTCGCTATTCCGAAAGTGATTTGGAGACAGAAATCATCAATAAGCTGGAACATTTTATGTTAGAATTGGGTAAAGGTTTCCTTTTTGAAGGCAGGCAACGGCGATTTACTTTTGACGGTGACAGCTTTTTTGTGGATTTGGTTTTCTATAATCGGTTGCTAAAATGTTTTGTTCTATTAGATTTAAAAATTGGAAAACTAACCCACCAAGATATTGGACAGATGCAGATGTATGTAAATTATTATGATAGAAAGATAAGAACGAAGGATGAAAATCCTACAATAGGAATCATTCTCTGTAAAGAGGAGAACAAAACAGTGATAGAATTTACACTTCCGGAAAACAATAAGACCATTTTTGCGAAAGAATACAAAGCTATTCTTCCAAGTAAAGAAGAATTAAAAAAACAAATTGGATAA
- a CDS encoding DUF7149 domain-containing protein: MSQKILTPHKSLNKSFLKLKPNRKDIENFKRNFITLFDRINEKESEEFQKNLIIDFLKKNSFDADFYINTKGKNDLVIHTDKTAASPVGVIIETKSISNSAEMVSAKKLNTKALQELLLYFLRERITHKNLEVKHLIVTNLYEWFIFDAYQFEYFFAKNKKLVKQFEDFETKRLSGISTDIFYKEIAKPFLDEVASQLEFTYFNLKDYVSIVKNHSQRDDNKLIAIFKIFSPAHLLKLPFINDSNTLDKSFYNELLHIIGLTETKEAGKRLIERNKSGQRNLGSLLEDTIIQLDSLDKVNRINKPFLYGDSYEERLFNIALELNITWINRVLFLKLMEGQLVNYHRGDKAFLFLNFNKIRQYDDLNTLFFQVLARKYEDRNEDVKKAYEKVPYLNSSLFEPTELEHSTLFISNLKDEKKIPILPTTVLKDTTGKKRSGELNTLEYLFEFLDSYDFASEGTADILDENKTLINASVLGLIFEKINGYKDGSFYTPGFITMYMCKETLRKAVLQKFNEIKNWDCNSIVDLHNKINDIKEANDIVNSLRVCDPAVGSGHFLVSALNELIAIKNDLGILVDKFGKRLKDYNIEVQNDELIITDENGELFEYNPKIKESQRIQETLFHEKQTIIENCLFGVDINPNSVKICRLRLWIELLKNAYYKSENELETLPNIDINIKNGNSLINRFGLDSNLSSALKKTGISIEKYKEAVDLYRNAESKAQKWELEQLINNIKTGFRTEISKNSKEIKSLNLLRGEYYTKYQSEQLFETALTKAQQKDKKTLEAKIKKIEDFIEEIKNNKIYENAFEWRFEFPEVLDNEGNFIGFDAIIGNPPYIQLQKMGAESDALQQMEYETFAKTGDIYSLFYELGYDILKPKGILTFITSNKWMRAAYGESLRKFFAEKTNPEILIDFSGNQIFDTATVDTNILTFTRDKNRQQTEACIVKEKLLINLSDYFRQNSSLSSFSNSESWVILSLIEQQIKKKIEKIGTPLKDWNIRINYGIKTGFNDAFIIDGAKRKELINQDPKSEEIIRPLLRGRDIKRYSYEFADLYLITTFPSLKIDIELYPVVKQHLMSFGYDRLKQTGDKGARKKTNNQWFETQDSISYWRIFLYKKLCILI, translated from the coding sequence GTGTCACAAAAAATATTAACTCCTCATAAATCTCTAAATAAATCCTTTCTGAAACTTAAACCAAACAGAAAAGATATTGAAAATTTCAAACGCAACTTTATAACACTTTTCGATAGGATTAACGAAAAAGAATCTGAAGAATTTCAAAAAAACCTCATCATAGACTTCCTAAAAAAAAATAGTTTTGATGCAGATTTCTATATAAATACAAAAGGAAAAAATGATTTAGTTATACATACTGATAAAACAGCTGCTAGTCCTGTAGGGGTCATTATTGAAACCAAGAGCATTAGCAATTCTGCGGAAATGGTGAGTGCTAAAAAACTAAACACTAAAGCACTTCAGGAATTGTTATTATATTTTCTTAGGGAGAGAATTACACATAAAAACTTGGAGGTTAAGCATCTTATTGTAACCAATCTATATGAGTGGTTCATTTTTGATGCGTATCAATTCGAATATTTTTTTGCGAAAAACAAAAAATTAGTTAAGCAATTTGAGGATTTTGAAACGAAAAGACTTTCAGGAATATCAACAGATATATTCTATAAAGAAATTGCAAAGCCATTTTTAGATGAGGTAGCTAGTCAATTAGAGTTTACCTATTTCAATTTAAAAGATTACGTATCTATTGTAAAGAACCATTCTCAAAGGGATGACAACAAGCTGATTGCTATTTTTAAAATATTTAGTCCGGCTCATCTCCTAAAACTTCCATTCATCAATGACAGTAATACTTTAGATAAGAGTTTTTATAATGAATTGTTACATATTATCGGATTAACAGAGACAAAAGAAGCTGGAAAAAGATTAATTGAGCGTAATAAGTCTGGACAAAGAAATTTAGGTTCTTTATTAGAAGATACCATTATACAATTGGATTCTTTAGATAAGGTAAATCGTATCAATAAGCCATTCTTGTATGGAGATTCATATGAAGAAAGACTTTTCAACATTGCACTTGAACTCAATATTACCTGGATTAACCGGGTTTTATTCCTAAAGTTAATGGAGGGACAGCTCGTAAATTATCACAGAGGCGACAAAGCATTTCTTTTCTTAAATTTTAACAAGATAAGACAGTACGACGATCTCAATACTTTATTCTTTCAGGTTCTAGCTAGAAAGTATGAGGACAGAAATGAAGATGTTAAGAAAGCATATGAAAAGGTCCCTTACTTGAATAGTTCGCTTTTTGAACCTACCGAATTAGAGCATTCGACTTTATTTATTAGTAACTTAAAGGACGAAAAGAAAATACCCATCCTTCCTACAACAGTTCTGAAAGATACAACAGGTAAAAAAAGAAGTGGAGAACTTAACACTTTAGAATATTTATTTGAATTTTTAGATTCTTATGATTTTGCAAGTGAAGGGACAGCAGATATTTTAGATGAAAATAAGACCTTGATTAATGCTTCTGTCTTAGGGTTGATTTTTGAGAAGATTAACGGTTATAAAGATGGTAGTTTTTATACTCCGGGCTTTATCACAATGTATATGTGTAAAGAAACGTTACGCAAAGCAGTTTTACAAAAATTCAATGAGATAAAGAATTGGGATTGTAATTCAATTGTGGATTTACATAACAAAATAAACGATATAAAAGAGGCAAATGACATTGTTAATTCTTTACGCGTTTGCGATCCTGCGGTTGGTTCGGGTCACTTTTTGGTATCTGCTCTTAATGAATTAATAGCGATTAAAAATGATCTTGGAATCCTGGTAGATAAATTTGGGAAGAGATTAAAAGATTATAATATCGAAGTACAGAATGACGAATTAATAATTACAGACGAAAATGGAGAACTTTTCGAGTATAATCCTAAAATTAAAGAAAGCCAAAGAATTCAGGAGACTTTATTTCACGAAAAACAGACCATTATAGAAAACTGTTTGTTCGGTGTAGACATAAATCCCAATTCTGTAAAAATATGTCGTCTTCGTCTTTGGATTGAATTGCTGAAGAATGCTTATTATAAATCAGAGAACGAATTGGAAACACTTCCTAATATTGATATTAATATTAAGAATGGCAATTCATTAATTAACCGTTTTGGATTGGATAGTAACTTGTCATCTGCTCTGAAAAAAACAGGAATTTCCATAGAAAAATATAAAGAAGCTGTTGATCTTTACCGTAATGCAGAAAGTAAAGCTCAAAAATGGGAATTAGAACAACTTATTAACAATATCAAAACAGGATTCAGGACAGAAATTAGCAAGAACAGCAAAGAAATCAAATCTCTTAATCTATTGAGAGGAGAATATTATACGAAGTATCAAAGTGAGCAACTTTTTGAAACTGCTTTAACAAAAGCTCAACAGAAAGATAAGAAAACTCTGGAAGCTAAAATCAAAAAAATTGAAGATTTTATTGAAGAGATTAAGAACAATAAGATCTATGAAAATGCTTTTGAGTGGCGTTTTGAATTTCCGGAAGTATTGGATAACGAAGGAAATTTTATTGGTTTTGATGCTATCATAGGGAATCCCCCATACATTCAACTACAAAAAATGGGAGCTGAAAGTGATGCGCTTCAGCAAATGGAATATGAAACTTTTGCTAAAACTGGGGATATTTATAGTTTATTTTATGAGTTAGGATATGATATTCTTAAACCTAAAGGAATATTAACCTTTATTACTTCCAATAAATGGATGAGAGCTGCCTATGGCGAGAGTCTGCGTAAATTTTTTGCAGAGAAAACAAATCCTGAAATTTTAATTGACTTCTCAGGAAATCAGATATTTGATACAGCAACAGTAGATACTAATATTTTGACATTTACTAGGGATAAAAATAGACAACAAACAGAAGCCTGTATTGTTAAAGAAAAGCTGTTAATTAATTTGAGCGATTATTTTAGACAGAATTCTTCATTGTCGTCATTTTCAAATTCTGAAAGTTGGGTAATTCTCTCTCTAATCGAACAGCAGATAAAGAAAAAAATTGAGAAGATTGGCACACCGTTGAAAGATTGGAACATAAGGATAAATTACGGAATCAAAACAGGATTTAATGATGCCTTTATTATAGACGGAGCTAAACGAAAAGAACTTATTAATCAGGATCCTAAAAGTGAAGAAATTATACGACCCTTATTAAGAGGGCGTGATATTAAGCGATACTCATACGAATTCGCTGATTTATATCTTATTACGACATTTCCAAGTTTGAAAATAGATATTGAACTGTATCCCGTTGTAAAACAGCATCTTATGTCCTTCGGATATGATAGGCTAAAACAGACTGGAGATAAAGGTGCTCGTAAAAAGACTAATAATCAATGGTTTGAAACACAAGATTCGATAAGTTATTGGAGGATTTTTCTATACAAAAAATTATGTATCCTAATATGA
- a CDS encoding TaqI-like C-terminal specificity domain-containing protein: MSDYFRQNSVKANFSSSDSWVILSDIEQRIKAKIEAVGTPLKEWDINIYRGILTGYNEAFIIDKKKKDELIAEDPKSAEIIRPILRGRDIKRYAYEATDLWLINTHNGIKEKGVKAIDINDYPIVKKHLDLYYPQLSKRTDKGDTPYNLRNCAYMEDFYRPKIVWIELTNNPNFCLDKNNYLLNNTIFFISGERLEYLVSYLNSNVCKWYFTKLAATSGVGTTRWIKIYIEQLRVPMRIDPTTEELFTNLAKEIQTQKSKNINTDYLENLVNQRMYNLFELNDEEISFIESQ, from the coding sequence ATGAGCGATTATTTTAGACAGAATTCAGTAAAAGCAAATTTTTCCAGTAGTGACTCCTGGGTGATATTAAGTGATATCGAACAACGGATAAAAGCTAAAATTGAAGCTGTAGGAACACCTCTTAAAGAGTGGGATATTAATATCTACAGAGGAATTTTGACTGGGTATAATGAGGCCTTTATTATAGATAAAAAAAAGAAAGATGAGCTTATTGCAGAAGATCCAAAATCTGCCGAAATCATACGACCTATTTTACGTGGCAGAGATATAAAAAGATATGCTTATGAAGCAACTGATTTATGGCTGATTAATACTCATAATGGAATCAAAGAGAAGGGCGTAAAGGCAATAGATATAAATGATTACCCTATTGTAAAAAAGCATTTAGATTTATATTATCCTCAATTGTCGAAAAGAACTGATAAAGGAGATACTCCATATAATCTAAGAAACTGTGCTTATATGGAGGATTTTTATAGACCGAAAATAGTCTGGATCGAATTAACTAACAATCCAAATTTTTGTTTAGATAAAAACAATTATTTATTAAATAATACTATCTTTTTTATAAGCGGTGAAAGATTAGAGTATTTAGTATCATATTTAAATTCAAATGTCTGCAAATGGTATTTTACTAAGCTTGCAGCAACATCTGGTGTTGGCACGACAAGATGGATTAAAATATATATTGAGCAGCTAAGAGTTCCGATGCGGATTGACCCAACAACAGAGGAATTATTTACTAATTTAGCAAAAGAAATTCAAACTCAGAAGTCCAAAAATATCAACACTGATTATTTGGAAAATTTAGTGAATCAAAGGATGTACAATTTATTTGAGTTAAATGATGAAGAAATCAGTTTTATTGAATCTCAATAA
- a CDS encoding master DNA invertase Mpi family serine-type recombinase, with the protein MIYGYIRVSTDKQTVENQRFEINHFCDKQQIVVNKWIEETISGAKNVDERKLGKLLKKMKKGDVLICSELSRLGRNLLMIMGVLNECMNRDIQVWTIKDNYRLGSDINSKVLAFAFGLSAEIERNLISQRTKEALARKRAEGVILGRPVGSKSSKTKLTGQEKKIQELIEKKVSYSAIGRILGVHRLTVSSFVKERMN; encoded by the coding sequence ATGATTTACGGATACATCAGAGTAAGCACAGACAAACAAACAGTAGAAAATCAAAGATTTGAAATCAATCATTTTTGTGACAAGCAACAAATTGTGGTAAACAAATGGATTGAAGAAACTATTTCAGGGGCAAAGAATGTTGATGAGAGAAAATTAGGAAAACTTTTAAAAAAAATGAAAAAAGGAGATGTTTTAATTTGCTCAGAATTATCCAGGCTTGGAAGAAATCTTCTGATGATTATGGGCGTACTTAATGAATGTATGAATCGTGATATTCAAGTTTGGACCATTAAAGACAATTATCGCTTAGGAAGTGATATTAATTCTAAAGTGTTGGCATTTGCATTTGGTTTATCAGCCGAAATTGAAAGAAACCTTATATCCCAAAGAACTAAAGAAGCATTAGCTCGAAAAAGAGCAGAAGGTGTAATTTTAGGCCGTCCTGTGGGTAGTAAATCTTCTAAAACAAAATTAACTGGTCAGGAAAAGAAGATTCAAGAATTGATTGAAAAGAAAGTTTCATATTCTGCAATAGGTAGGATTTTAGGTGTACATAGATTAACCGTTTCTAGTTTTGTAAAAGAACGAATGAACTAA
- a CDS encoding CPBP family intramembrane glutamic endopeptidase produces MEDNKLNFRKVKIQAFTKVLLFYVCAIIILISASELTKELSKPKGDLLCVLIAMLATFFLTVLFVKWDKITLSEIGVSPGRLTLKMLFYGFIIGLLLAILQALIVMAFGHLKLIMTPNFNWGTIIFYLFFYVLIAVREELVFRSYLLRTLDYNFKAVFALSVMITLFISEHILSGMSWKMSIIGSGLGGLLFGIAALKTKGIALPIAIHASWNFGQWVTGFKNQSGIWNAVVDKGYEIQTENIGLAAFVLVMVSAVCILSSRRITI; encoded by the coding sequence ATGGAAGATAATAAACTAAATTTCAGGAAAGTAAAGATTCAGGCTTTTACAAAAGTATTGTTATTTTATGTCTGCGCTATAATAATACTGATTTCAGCATCAGAATTAACAAAAGAATTATCAAAACCAAAAGGTGATTTACTGTGTGTTTTGATAGCAATGCTGGCAACATTTTTTCTTACAGTTTTATTTGTAAAATGGGATAAGATTACACTCTCCGAAATTGGAGTAAGTCCAGGTAGATTAACGCTCAAAATGCTTTTTTATGGATTTATAATAGGCTTGTTATTGGCAATCCTCCAGGCTTTAATTGTTATGGCTTTTGGGCATCTGAAATTAATAATGACTCCTAACTTCAATTGGGGAACAATTATTTTTTATCTATTCTTTTATGTGCTTATAGCAGTTCGGGAAGAATTGGTTTTCCGATCTTACTTACTGAGAACATTAGACTATAATTTTAAAGCAGTATTCGCATTATCTGTAATGATTACACTGTTTATTTCTGAACACATTTTATCCGGTATGAGTTGGAAAATGTCAATCATTGGTTCCGGTTTAGGAGGCTTGTTATTTGGAATTGCTGCATTAAAAACAAAAGGAATTGCTTTGCCCATAGCTATTCATGCATCATGGAATTTTGGACAATGGGTAACGGGTTTTAAAAATCAATCCGGTATCTGGAATGCAGTTGTTGATAAAGGATATGAAATTCAGACAGAAAATATAGGATTAGCGGCTTTTGTCTTGGTAATGGTTTCGGCTGTGTGCATTTTATCTTCCAGAAGAATAACTATTTAA
- a CDS encoding TonB-dependent receptor domain-containing protein, protein MKQLSIFLALLPAILINAQTANPETAYKNTTDTIKDNRIKSLQEVTIVGKKAVVENKVDKIVYNVANDVTSQSGAAIDVLRKVPQVTVDADGNVELQGNPNVRFLINGKPSSIFGNSLADALASIPASQIKSIEAVTSPGAKYDAQGTGGVINIILNESKVKGINGLINASAGTRFETGSLNLNFRNNNFSLNAFFSGNAQLKSRTPSSQDRFSHDNSQQTQTRLLQNGYTDFQRHGYRTGLGFEWSINKTNTLSGSVSYNDFANKSIGFINQEQYITDFSNSSEQSIIGYRTSDNRSSVNSIDGNLSYRKIFQKEGQELTADYLVSYGSPKSNYLQTQSLAGAFSPYNGISGSNPGTDSSHNLSIDYVQPINDKVNLEMGTKVIFQHITNTTSVNVLDALSGQYESDPFQSYHLKYDMGIYAAYLASSLKLFDWLDVRAGARYEYTTVRIDYQNTNVPSYSLLVPSLILSHKFDSGETLKLAYTRRVERPEYAELNPFLNFSDPHNITTGNPSLKPEIGDNMELGYNKNFENGANLSLTLTERINSQDLKQITTFYPIYTVNGTDYTNVSVTSRKNIGKEYNSGGALSGSLPVFNNKLNIRGNMMLFHRYIVRDYFGNVDMGLRYRLNLNMNYQFPKDFIVEVFGNYNSAARNIQGKNPQSITYSIAARKQFWNKKASIGITTTNPFNKYIKQVTTIDTNDYSSYSVRQLPLRSFGISFSYKFGKDFKKDKDISNDYLNEASQGS, encoded by the coding sequence GTGAAACAATTATCAATTTTTTTAGCTTTATTACCTGCCATATTAATTAACGCGCAGACTGCAAACCCAGAAACTGCATATAAAAATACAACTGATACCATAAAGGATAATCGGATTAAAAGCCTTCAGGAAGTTACTATTGTCGGGAAAAAAGCGGTTGTCGAAAATAAAGTTGATAAAATTGTTTACAATGTTGCCAATGATGTAACCTCTCAAAGCGGAGCAGCAATTGATGTTTTAAGAAAAGTTCCGCAGGTAACGGTAGATGCAGACGGAAATGTAGAATTACAGGGAAATCCCAATGTCAGATTTCTGATCAACGGAAAACCTTCAAGTATATTTGGAAACAGTCTTGCCGATGCATTGGCTTCCATTCCCGCAAGCCAGATTAAAAGTATTGAAGCAGTAACAAGTCCGGGCGCAAAATACGATGCACAAGGAACGGGAGGAGTCATCAATATTATCCTGAACGAAAGCAAAGTAAAAGGAATCAACGGACTTATCAATGCTTCTGCAGGAACACGTTTTGAAACGGGTTCTTTAAATTTAAATTTCAGAAATAATAATTTCAGCCTGAATGCTTTTTTCAGCGGAAATGCACAGTTGAAGTCAAGAACGCCATCATCACAGGATAGATTTTCTCACGACAATTCACAGCAGACTCAAACCAGATTATTGCAAAACGGGTATACCGATTTTCAAAGACACGGCTATCGTACAGGGTTGGGTTTTGAGTGGTCAATTAACAAGACAAATACATTAAGCGGCTCCGTTTCTTACAATGATTTTGCCAATAAAAGTATCGGATTCATCAATCAGGAACAATATATTACCGATTTTTCCAATTCAAGTGAGCAATCGATTATTGGTTATAGAACTTCGGACAACCGTTCTTCGGTGAATTCCATCGATGGAAATTTAAGTTACAGAAAAATATTTCAAAAAGAAGGACAGGAACTAACGGCAGATTATCTAGTGAGTTACGGTTCACCGAAAAGTAATTATTTGCAGACTCAAAGCCTGGCAGGTGCATTTTCTCCTTACAATGGCATTTCGGGGAGTAATCCCGGTACGGATTCCAGCCATAATTTATCAATAGATTACGTGCAACCAATCAATGATAAGGTTAACCTTGAAATGGGAACAAAAGTGATTTTTCAACATATTACGAATACAACCAGCGTTAACGTTTTGGATGCTTTATCAGGACAATATGAATCAGATCCTTTTCAATCTTACCATTTGAAATATGATATGGGAATTTATGCAGCTTATCTTGCTTCTTCACTAAAATTATTTGATTGGCTGGATGTAAGAGCCGGTGCCCGTTACGAATATACGACCGTTAGAATTGATTATCAGAATACTAATGTTCCTTCGTACAGCCTGCTCGTTCCCTCGTTAATTCTGTCACATAAATTTGATAGTGGAGAAACACTGAAACTTGCCTATACAAGAAGAGTAGAAAGACCCGAATATGCTGAACTCAATCCGTTTTTAAATTTCAGTGATCCACATAACATTACAACAGGAAATCCTTCATTGAAACCTGAAATAGGAGATAATATGGAGCTGGGTTACAACAAAAATTTTGAGAATGGTGCTAATCTTTCATTAACACTTACAGAAAGAATTAACAGTCAGGATTTAAAACAAATCACCACTTTTTACCCGATTTACACTGTAAATGGGACAGACTATACAAACGTATCGGTAACCTCAAGAAAAAATATCGGAAAAGAATATAATTCCGGCGGTGCTTTATCAGGTTCACTTCCGGTTTTTAACAACAAATTAAATATACGGGGGAATATGATGCTTTTTCACAGATATATTGTCAGGGATTATTTTGGAAATGTTGATATGGGGCTTCGTTACCGTTTGAATTTAAATATGAATTACCAGTTTCCAAAAGATTTTATCGTAGAAGTATTTGGGAATTATAATTCAGCGGCCAGGAATATTCAGGGTAAAAACCCACAATCGATTACGTACAGTATTGCAGCGAGAAAACAATTCTGGAACAAAAAAGCAAGCATAGGTATCACGACAACCAATCCTTTCAATAAATACATCAAGCAGGTAACAACGATTGATACCAATGACTACAGTTCCTATTCGGTACGCCAGTTGCCACTTCGTTCTTTTGGGATCAGCTTCAGTTATAAGTTTGGAAAAGATTTTAAAAAGGACAAAGATATCAGTAATGATTATTTAAATGAGGCTTCGCAAGGGAGCTAA
- a CDS encoding phosphatase PAP2 family protein encodes MEPPEYLDIHISEEIQENQTPNLNTLMIWISWLGRTPVSVVMVVLSAFFFYFFRLKKEAVLIFTTLLSGILGLGLKILINRPRPSKDLVVLLEETKYQSFPSGHVLFYTVFFGALILIILRLKKIKYKVKIFLTTVCLSIIFFGAVSRVYLGAHWFTDVLGGFILGVFCVLIMGYFYVKNDTNVSGNIN; translated from the coding sequence TTGGAGCCACCGGAATATTTAGACATTCATATTTCTGAGGAAATACAGGAAAATCAAACCCCGAATCTTAATACACTCATGATCTGGATCAGTTGGTTGGGAAGAACACCGGTATCAGTTGTCATGGTCGTTTTAAGTGCTTTTTTCTTTTATTTTTTTCGTTTAAAAAAAGAAGCTGTATTGATTTTTACAACCCTTTTATCGGGAATTTTAGGTTTAGGATTAAAAATATTGATCAACAGACCACGTCCGTCAAAAGATCTCGTTGTTCTTTTGGAAGAAACAAAATACCAAAGTTTTCCGAGCGGTCATGTTTTATTTTATACGGTTTTTTTCGGAGCATTGATATTGATTATTCTTCGTTTAAAAAAGATAAAATATAAAGTGAAAATCTTTCTTACAACGGTTTGTCTTTCTATTATTTTTTTTGGTGCAGTTTCACGGGTTTATTTGGGTGCACATTGGTTTACAGATGTTCTGGGTGGATTTATTCTTGGTGTTTTCTGTGTCTTGATTATGGGATATTTTTATGTTAAAAATGATACGAATGTTTCTGGAAATATAAATTGA
- a CDS encoding PepSY-like domain-containing protein, translating to MKKIAILLTLITAVVFVNAQKIQQKNVPVPVLKGFQKQFPTVKDAKWEKEDGNYEAGFKVNGTETSVVINPSGSILETETEMSSNSLSASIKTYIVKNYPNQKIKEAAQITDSKGIVTYEAEVNGKDLIFDNKGKFLKEKKD from the coding sequence ATGAAAAAAATAGCAATTCTATTAACACTTATTACAGCTGTAGTTTTCGTTAATGCACAAAAGATTCAGCAAAAAAATGTTCCTGTACCGGTTCTGAAAGGTTTTCAAAAACAATTTCCAACGGTTAAAGATGCAAAATGGGAAAAAGAAGACGGTAATTATGAAGCAGGGTTTAAAGTAAATGGAACGGAAACATCCGTTGTGATCAATCCTTCAGGGAGCATTCTTGAAACGGAAACAGAAATGAGCAGCAATTCTCTTTCTGCTTCTATCAAAACATATATAGTTAAAAATTATCCTAACCAGAAAATAAAAGAGGCAGCGCAGATTACTGATTCAAAGGGTATTGTTACTTATGAAGCAGAAGTAAATGGGAAAGATCTGATTTTTGATAATAAAGGAAAGTTTTTAAAGGAAAAAAAAGATTGA
- a CDS encoding HD domain-containing protein translates to MDNLLEAVSSYVILFLSENLSEHLSFHCMSHTYDVVAAAREIGVQSNLSEDEMSVLLVAAWFHDSGYANLYIGHEEESKKIAKNFLENCGCEKSFIDAVLSCIDSTKYPPKPSSLRDKVLCDSDLYHLTQPNYSKYANAIRQEFEKYLGLIYTDEEWLVKNCNFLEDHKYYTDYGQNVLTKFKEVNIQLIKCSEGS, encoded by the coding sequence ATGGATAATTTATTAGAAGCTGTAAGCAGCTATGTGATATTATTTCTTTCAGAAAATCTTTCGGAGCATCTTTCTTTTCACTGTATGAGTCATACCTATGATGTAGTAGCTGCGGCAAGGGAAATTGGTGTACAAAGTAACCTGTCGGAAGACGAAATGTCGGTCTTATTGGTGGCAGCATGGTTTCATGACAGCGGATATGCAAATCTTTATATCGGCCATGAAGAAGAAAGTAAAAAAATAGCAAAGAATTTCTTAGAAAATTGCGGGTGTGAAAAAAGTTTTATCGATGCGGTTTTAAGTTGTATTGATTCTACAAAATATCCCCCAAAACCTTCTTCTTTACGAGACAAAGTATTGTGTGACTCAGATTTATATCATTTGACACAACCAAATTATTCAAAGTATGCAAATGCAATCAGACAAGAATTTGAAAAATATCTTGGCCTTATTTATACTGATGAAGAATGGCTGGTAAAGAACTGTAATTTCTTAGAAGATCATAAATATTATACAGATTATGGTCAAAATGTTCTTACAAAGTTTAAAGAAGTGAATATTCAATTAATAAAATGTTCCGAAGGATCTTAA